A window of Infirmifilum lucidum contains these coding sequences:
- a CDS encoding nickel-dependent hydrogenase large subunit: protein MSVREVFIDPITRIEGHLALRALVDTTTKKPQNVWVYATMFRGFEVFLRGRPPEDAIHITSRICGVCGASHANASMHAVDMAYGVVPEPLGVVLRNMAFAMTDPLYDHPLILNMLGGPDYSELIVKKLTPKVWADAQRTDAPNRDIHGFAKISDVMRALNPIEGKLWQLTVKYQRIAREGGVLIYGRHSHPSTIIPGGISTDLSNAEYLLIGYTYRLTKLTAWAKYLYAIWQDIVWFYEEMENYKEQGLTYRRHNMVSSGFFDDPEEYSALGETPEDVYKNIDKAAIKRSVKPGAFVNGELVTKSYREINLSIMEHVSSSFYEDWKGKFPLYTETDPEGNKLLWGKHDPAYHPWNKVTIPKPGARDWNGKYNWAAVVRFVWKDGTITPFEVGPIARLMATAYQPSDFGSGNGVLRVTLPRSGGAEDLPASVVDEMTLEWKAPPYSTTLQRVLARAFNVVVDVAVAWQNVLKAIDLVRNGRTKTSRPWTAPARRTFGVGFTEAPRGTVRHWVVQEGGRIVNYQIHAPTTGNVSPKDQWGMSPFEQSVANSVITEEVPPEKWEGLDFVRAIRSFDPCLACAVHIQVGKVKAIQKMIVR, encoded by the coding sequence ATGAGTGTCCGGGAGGTATTTATAGACCCTATTACCAGGATTGAAGGGCACCTCGCACTGAGAGCACTTGTCGACACAACAACGAAGAAGCCTCAGAACGTATGGGTATATGCTACAATGTTTAGGGGCTTCGAAGTATTCCTAAGGGGGAGGCCTCCTGAGGACGCAATCCACATCACGTCCAGGATATGTGGTGTATGCGGTGCAAGTCACGCTAATGCGTCTATGCACGCTGTAGACATGGCCTATGGTGTTGTCCCGGAACCGCTAGGAGTAGTCCTGAGGAACATGGCCTTTGCCATGACAGATCCACTGTATGACCACCCACTTATCTTAAACATGCTTGGTGGCCCCGACTACAGCGAGCTCATAGTGAAGAAACTGACGCCCAAGGTCTGGGCAGACGCCCAGAGGACTGATGCTCCTAACCGCGATATCCACGGCTTTGCGAAGATCTCGGATGTAATGCGCGCGCTGAACCCAATCGAGGGCAAACTATGGCAATTGACGGTGAAGTACCAGAGGATCGCCCGCGAAGGTGGGGTGCTAATCTATGGTAGGCACAGTCACCCGAGCACGATAATCCCTGGCGGCATATCTACAGATCTCTCCAATGCAGAGTACCTTCTAATTGGCTACACCTACAGGCTTACAAAGCTAACGGCCTGGGCAAAGTACCTCTACGCGATATGGCAGGACATCGTGTGGTTCTACGAGGAGATGGAGAACTACAAGGAGCAGGGCCTCACGTACCGCAGGCACAATATGGTTAGTAGCGGCTTCTTCGACGATCCGGAAGAGTATTCAGCGCTCGGAGAAACACCTGAAGATGTATACAAGAATATAGACAAAGCAGCGATCAAGCGTAGCGTGAAGCCGGGAGCCTTCGTAAACGGCGAGCTCGTTACAAAGAGTTACAGGGAGATCAACCTGAGTATAATGGAGCACGTAAGTTCTTCGTTCTACGAGGACTGGAAGGGGAAGTTCCCGCTGTACACTGAAACAGATCCGGAGGGCAACAAGCTCCTCTGGGGCAAGCATGATCCAGCCTACCACCCGTGGAATAAGGTCACAATACCCAAACCCGGTGCTAGAGACTGGAATGGCAAGTACAACTGGGCTGCTGTCGTCCGCTTCGTCTGGAAGGACGGGACAATAACGCCGTTTGAGGTGGGACCAATAGCCAGGCTTATGGCGACAGCTTACCAGCCTAGCGACTTCGGCAGCGGGAACGGCGTACTAAGGGTGACGCTACCGAGAAGCGGTGGAGCCGAAGACCTGCCTGCGTCGGTAGTGGATGAGATGACTCTGGAGTGGAAAGCTCCGCCATACTCGACTACACTGCAACGAGTCTTGGCACGCGCATTCAACGTCGTGGTGGATGTTGCCGTGGCGTGGCAGAATGTTCTTAAAGCAATAGATCTCGTCAGGAACGGGAGGACTAAGACTTCAAGACCATGGACAGCCCCCGCCCGTAGAACATTTGGAGTAGGGTTTACTGAGGCACCAAGAGGAACCGTAAGGCACTGGGTGGTTCAGGAGGGCGGGAGAATTGTTAACTACCAGATCCACGCCCCGACAACGGGCAACGTCTCGCCGAAGGATCAGTGGGGCATGTCGCCCTTTGAGCAGAGCGTAGCTAACAGCGTGATAACAGAGGAGGTGCCTCCCGAGAAGTGGGAAGGCCTGGACTTCGTAAGGGCTATCAGGAGCTTCGACCCGTGCCTTGCCTGTGCCGTGCACATACAGGTTGGTAAGGTGAAGGCAATACAGAAGATGATCGTGAGGTGA
- a CDS encoding NADH-quinone oxidoreductase subunit B family protein, with protein sequence MSLGSIGLNRRDFLKITGATALLASINWREVVKLAAAQAKSGAINIVWFEAQDCAGNTTALIQATQPDLVDVLGGSFYAVGPGNVKLVFHETVMPEWGEGALDIARAAAEGKLDPFVLVLEGSFPQDEKAGGSPGSDYYCFIGEEGGKPISCVEWMRRLLPRAVAVVTMGNCASYGGLVANKVLDRVQGLPSSAWSDSPTGAVGFFDDPIRGIKGLVSLLPEAEPFRRFVTGQCTLKPGEIRADCRPAVAVPGCPANGDGQLRVLANLVLWAKGLLPLPELDRYWRPKFIYGHTVHEQCPRAGSYAAGDFRAYPGENSYRCLYAVGCKGPISNCPWNKLGWVNGVGGPTRTGGVCIGCTMPGFTDSYEPFYKPLQAPRVPSGLEGVAAVAALLAGVGLAYGVSKSIEKKKEETIKEVKG encoded by the coding sequence ATGTCTCTAGGCAGTATAGGGTTAAACCGTAGAGACTTTCTAAAGATCACTGGGGCGACAGCTCTTCTAGCCTCTATAAATTGGCGCGAGGTCGTGAAACTGGCGGCGGCTCAGGCGAAGAGTGGTGCAATAAACATCGTCTGGTTTGAGGCGCAGGACTGTGCCGGGAACACGACGGCACTAATACAGGCCACTCAACCCGACCTCGTAGATGTTCTGGGAGGGTCTTTCTACGCTGTTGGGCCTGGCAACGTGAAGCTTGTTTTCCACGAGACCGTGATGCCCGAGTGGGGTGAGGGTGCTCTAGATATTGCGCGAGCCGCAGCAGAGGGCAAGCTCGACCCCTTTGTCCTCGTGTTGGAGGGGAGTTTCCCGCAGGACGAGAAGGCTGGAGGGTCTCCTGGAAGCGACTACTACTGCTTTATAGGCGAAGAGGGTGGAAAGCCTATCTCCTGTGTTGAATGGATGAGGAGGCTCCTCCCGCGAGCCGTCGCCGTCGTAACTATGGGTAACTGCGCATCTTACGGAGGCCTTGTAGCAAATAAGGTTCTGGATCGTGTACAAGGACTGCCTAGCTCTGCCTGGAGCGACAGTCCAACAGGCGCTGTCGGTTTCTTCGATGACCCTATCCGCGGCATAAAGGGCCTTGTGAGCCTTCTACCGGAGGCTGAGCCCTTCCGCAGGTTCGTTACTGGCCAGTGTACTCTTAAACCTGGAGAGATCCGCGCGGACTGCAGGCCCGCGGTAGCAGTACCCGGGTGTCCAGCTAACGGGGACGGCCAGCTACGCGTGCTTGCAAACCTCGTGCTTTGGGCTAAGGGTCTGTTACCGCTACCGGAGCTTGACAGGTATTGGAGGCCAAAGTTCATATATGGCCACACTGTTCACGAGCAGTGCCCTAGAGCCGGTTCTTACGCCGCCGGCGACTTCAGAGCATACCCTGGAGAGAACAGCTACAGGTGCCTCTACGCGGTAGGATGTAAAGGGCCGATATCGAACTGTCCATGGAACAAGCTAGGATGGGTGAACGGTGTTGGTGGCCCTACCAGGACTGGGGGCGTATGCATTGGTTGTACAATGCCAGGCTTTACGGATTCCTATGAACCCTTCTATAAGCCTCTCCAGGCGCCCCGCGTGCCCTCAGGGCTGGAGGGCGTAGCGGCTGTGGCCGCATTGCTCGCAGGTGTAGGCCTCGCCTATGGTGTCTCTAAAAGTATTGAGAAGAAAAAGGAAGAAACTATTAAGGAGGTAAAGGGGTGA
- a CDS encoding hydrogenase maturation protease → MGNVMYGDDAIGPILAEGLSECGVNALPAELDVFSVVSHIEESSLVIFIDVLDESFGQRGRVVKIRLDPQRLSAEDIVDMINWELSAHKVTPAHLIALAYASGGFSGEAWIIGPVASNFEFGTYPSEDTLKKVEDIISEIEDIVGEKIDRECVVKKVSQRLSELRALF, encoded by the coding sequence GTGGGGAACGTGATGTATGGTGACGATGCAATAGGACCTATCCTCGCAGAGGGACTATCAGAGTGCGGCGTTAACGCCTTACCGGCGGAATTGGACGTGTTCAGCGTTGTCTCCCACATCGAGGAATCATCGTTAGTCATCTTCATTGACGTATTAGACGAGTCCTTCGGGCAAAGGGGGAGAGTCGTAAAGATAAGGCTCGACCCCCAGAGGCTTTCAGCAGAGGACATAGTTGATATGATCAATTGGGAGCTTAGCGCCCACAAGGTTACACCCGCACACCTCATAGCTCTAGCCTATGCCTCTGGGGGGTTCTCCGGGGAAGCCTGGATTATAGGCCCCGTGGCGAGCAATTTTGAGTTCGGTACTTACCCTTCAGAAGACACTCTGAAAAAAGTAGAGGACATCATCTCTGAAATAGAGGATATTGTTGGAGAGAAAATCGACAGAGAGTGTGTTGTGAAAAAAGTTAGTCAAAGGCTTTCAGAGCTCAGAGCTTTATTCTAG
- the ppsA gene encoding phosphoenolpyruvate synthase has product MSEKKNKIILWFEELSKEDVPIVGGKNANLGEMIKAGIPVPPGFAVTAYAYKRFIEETGIRDKIYEILRSRVPAGAAKPEDYMEASKEIRELIESAPMPEDIEEEIRKAYRDLGKRVGKKEEFVAVRSSATAEDLPDASFAGQQETYLNVRGEDDVVSKVKKCWSSLFTPRAIFYRESKGFEHEKVLISVAVQKMVNSKSAGVMFTLHPVTGERDKIVIEGHWGLGEAVVSGKVTPDEWVVDKRTMQIIQRNIVEKRIELVRDPQTGKTVEREIEPSRRNAPSLSDEEVLRLAELAVKIEQHYGRPMDIEWAVDRDLPFPESVFIVQARPETVWSVKEAKGAETATVKSVAEAKPVVKGLAASPGVAYGRAKICLTLEDAKAKMQPGDILVTKMTDPDWVPYMKIAAAIVTDEGGMTAHAAIVSRELGIPAIVGTREATKLMVDGKDYTVDARTGVVYEGRVEELLGGKKEEKAVAAAPIEIIWKPITATKIYMNLGVPEKIKEYKDLPFDGIGLMRVEFIMASYVGEHPLYLLETGRGDVLVNKMAEGIALVAREIYPRPVVVRFSDFKTNEYRQLKGGEKYEPQEDNPMLGWRGVSRYISSQYEKAFRLEVKAIKKVRDEMGLGNVWVMAPFVRTLWEAEKFIKLLAEEGLESSKDFKIWAMAEVPSIVFLAEEFARYFDGFSIGSNDLTQLTLGTDRDSAILPKIDPRYFDERDPAVRTAIAMLIEKAHNSPYGYRTVSICGQAPSVYPEFSEFLVRHGIDSISVNPDVVVRTRELVASIERRILLEKSLGIERVEEDLGWPMRRERKGLPKFARRVDELE; this is encoded by the coding sequence ATGAGTGAGAAGAAGAACAAGATAATCCTGTGGTTTGAAGAGCTCTCAAAGGAAGACGTGCCAATAGTGGGTGGCAAGAATGCTAACCTCGGCGAGATGATAAAGGCCGGGATACCCGTCCCGCCCGGCTTCGCGGTAACAGCTTATGCCTATAAGAGGTTCATCGAGGAAACTGGTATCCGCGACAAGATCTATGAGATACTCCGTAGCCGTGTTCCAGCAGGCGCTGCGAAGCCCGAGGACTACATGGAGGCTAGCAAGGAGATAAGAGAGCTTATTGAGAGCGCCCCCATGCCGGAGGACATCGAAGAAGAGATTAGGAAGGCCTACAGGGATCTCGGCAAGCGCGTCGGCAAGAAAGAGGAGTTTGTCGCTGTGCGGAGTAGTGCTACGGCGGAGGATCTCCCAGACGCGAGTTTTGCGGGGCAACAGGAGACATACCTGAACGTGAGGGGTGAGGACGACGTTGTCAGCAAGGTGAAGAAGTGCTGGTCAAGCCTGTTCACGCCTAGGGCGATATTCTACAGGGAGTCGAAGGGGTTCGAGCATGAGAAGGTTCTTATCAGCGTGGCAGTACAGAAGATGGTCAACTCTAAGTCTGCCGGTGTAATGTTCACGCTTCACCCTGTGACAGGCGAGAGGGATAAAATCGTTATCGAGGGCCACTGGGGGCTGGGAGAAGCCGTGGTGAGCGGCAAGGTTACTCCCGACGAGTGGGTTGTGGACAAGAGAACTATGCAGATTATCCAGCGGAACATCGTAGAGAAGAGGATCGAGCTAGTCAGGGATCCACAAACGGGTAAAACCGTGGAGCGCGAGATAGAGCCATCGAGGAGGAACGCACCGTCTCTGAGCGACGAGGAAGTCTTGAGACTCGCGGAACTAGCTGTGAAGATTGAGCAACACTACGGCAGGCCCATGGACATTGAGTGGGCTGTTGACAGGGATCTACCATTCCCTGAGAGCGTTTTCATAGTCCAGGCGAGACCCGAGACTGTCTGGAGCGTGAAGGAAGCTAAGGGCGCTGAAACAGCGACCGTGAAGAGCGTAGCAGAGGCAAAGCCCGTAGTAAAGGGGCTCGCGGCTAGTCCTGGCGTTGCCTACGGACGAGCCAAGATATGCCTCACGCTTGAGGACGCGAAGGCTAAAATGCAACCCGGGGACATCCTGGTCACTAAGATGACTGATCCAGACTGGGTACCCTACATGAAAATAGCGGCTGCTATAGTCACTGACGAGGGAGGAATGACTGCCCACGCGGCGATTGTGAGCCGAGAGCTGGGCATTCCAGCAATTGTTGGAACCAGAGAGGCGACAAAGCTCATGGTTGACGGCAAGGATTACACTGTAGACGCTAGAACAGGCGTTGTCTATGAGGGGAGAGTAGAGGAGCTCTTGGGCGGTAAGAAAGAAGAGAAGGCTGTTGCTGCTGCGCCAATCGAGATCATTTGGAAACCCATTACTGCTACTAAAATATACATGAACTTGGGTGTGCCCGAGAAGATTAAGGAGTACAAGGATCTACCCTTTGACGGCATCGGGCTGATGCGCGTGGAGTTCATAATGGCCAGCTATGTAGGTGAGCACCCGCTCTACCTGCTTGAGACTGGGAGAGGAGACGTGCTCGTCAACAAGATGGCTGAGGGCATCGCCTTAGTTGCACGGGAGATATACCCCAGGCCAGTCGTCGTGCGCTTCAGCGACTTCAAGACAAACGAGTACAGGCAACTAAAGGGTGGCGAGAAGTACGAGCCTCAGGAGGACAACCCAATGCTTGGCTGGCGCGGTGTCAGCAGGTACATCAGTTCTCAATACGAGAAGGCTTTCAGGCTGGAGGTAAAGGCGATCAAGAAAGTAAGGGACGAGATGGGCCTAGGAAACGTATGGGTTATGGCACCGTTCGTAAGGACTCTCTGGGAGGCCGAGAAATTCATCAAACTGCTCGCCGAGGAAGGACTTGAGAGCAGCAAGGACTTTAAGATATGGGCTATGGCAGAGGTTCCAAGCATAGTCTTCCTCGCAGAAGAGTTCGCGAGGTATTTCGACGGCTTCTCTATAGGTAGCAATGACCTCACACAACTCACGCTAGGCACAGACAGGGATTCTGCGATACTTCCGAAGATAGACCCCAGATACTTCGACGAACGAGACCCTGCTGTTCGGACGGCTATAGCCATGTTGATCGAAAAGGCCCACAACTCTCCCTACGGGTATAGGACAGTCTCGATATGCGGTCAAGCTCCAAGCGTTTACCCAGAATTCTCAGAATTCCTCGTGAGGCATGGCATCGACAGCATAAGCGTGAACCCTGACGTGGTAGTTCGTACTAGGGAACTTGTAGCATCCATCGAGAGAAGGATACTCCTCGAGAAGTCGCTGGGGATCGAGAGAGTCGAGGAGGATCTAGGTTGGCCGATGCGGCGCGAGAGGAAGGGGTTGCCAAAGTTTGCCCGCAGGGTTGACGAGCTAGAATAA
- a CDS encoding DUF711 family protein, whose product MSTIDIRAAALHIDAKTLSSTDGLERDLSKFLEGLDNFAESTHLKIVSKRVVAPLTSESELERTLKTLYERAESQGINYVGIPLGHWDPSTLYEALLTYPRLFLSVEYGPGSESDILKVFRVFSESSYMLATRFAVSFGQRVQTPYFPATQSKENGVSLSLLYVEQFKKGALLESLLERLKEMQRQAEASWDSFLGVDLSISPWMERSVASLVEEISGITFTLPGTIAAIRELNRRIEYLASHVKTTGFNEVMLPLAEDNRLKELARIGQLRFSHLLNYASYCVAGLDMVVIPDTSEDTVLLGLLRDLWDIHLLKRRPLGMRLILAPAEDGSDIDLGMFGKTPVLSPLR is encoded by the coding sequence TTGAGCACCATTGACATAAGAGCTGCCGCACTACACATCGACGCTAAGACCTTGTCGTCTACCGACGGGCTCGAGAGAGATCTCTCGAAGTTCCTGGAGGGTCTAGACAATTTCGCAGAGTCGACACATTTAAAGATAGTGAGTAAGAGGGTAGTGGCCCCCCTCACGTCCGAGTCTGAATTAGAGCGCACGCTAAAGACTCTGTATGAAAGGGCAGAGAGCCAAGGTATAAATTACGTAGGTATACCCTTGGGTCACTGGGATCCGAGCACTTTATACGAAGCACTGCTCACATATCCAAGACTATTTCTCTCGGTCGAGTACGGCCCCGGCTCAGAGTCTGACATACTCAAAGTCTTCAGAGTGTTCTCGGAGAGCTCGTACATGCTTGCGACACGCTTCGCGGTAAGCTTCGGTCAAAGAGTTCAGACACCATACTTCCCTGCTACTCAGAGCAAGGAGAATGGTGTATCTTTGAGTCTACTCTATGTCGAGCAGTTTAAGAAGGGAGCCTTGCTTGAATCACTGCTAGAGAGACTTAAGGAGATGCAGAGACAAGCCGAGGCAAGCTGGGATAGCTTCCTTGGAGTAGACCTCTCAATCTCTCCGTGGATGGAGCGTAGCGTGGCATCCCTTGTTGAGGAGATCTCGGGCATCACGTTTACGCTGCCTGGAACAATTGCAGCCATCAGAGAGCTAAACAGAAGGATCGAATACCTAGCTAGCCATGTAAAGACAACAGGATTTAATGAAGTGATGCTCCCGCTGGCCGAGGACAACCGCCTCAAGGAGCTAGCCCGAATCGGACAGCTCAGGTTCAGCCACCTCTTAAATTACGCCTCATACTGTGTGGCAGGCCTGGACATGGTAGTGATACCTGATACATCCGAAGACACGGTTCTCCTTGGCCTCCTAAGGGATCTCTGGGATATTCACCTGTTAAAGAGGAGGCCGCTTGGAATGCGCCTCATCCTTGCTCCCGCTGAAGACGGCAGTGATATAGATCTCGGCATGTTCGGGAAAACTCCTGTACTATCGCCGCTAAGATAA